The following proteins are co-located in the Trichormus variabilis 0441 genome:
- a CDS encoding helix-turn-helix domain-containing protein, translating to MAGGESQTPVTLSDRELQIIDLVAAGLTNQEIAAKLEISKRTVDNHISNILDKTRTENRVALVRWALQWGKVCLNDVNCCSLPNQND from the coding sequence ATGGCTGGTGGCGAGTCTCAGACCCCTGTTACTCTGTCAGACAGAGAACTGCAAATTATCGACTTAGTGGCCGCTGGCTTAACTAACCAAGAGATTGCAGCAAAACTGGAAATTAGCAAACGCACAGTTGATAATCACATTAGCAACATCCTCGACAAGACACGAACGGAAAACCGAGTAGCGCTTGTCCGATGGGCTTTACAGTGGGGTAAAGTCTGCTTGAATGACGTTAACTGCTGTTCTCTACCAAACCAGAACGATTGA
- a CDS encoding peroxiredoxin codes for MISRRNFLHILLVSCFAVISWLNFAPTAYALGGKLPAINQPAPDFTLPTNTGDGKLSLADFRGKWVVLYFYPKDFTSGCTIEARRFQQDLPTYVDKNVQIIGVSADDIDSHAEFCDSEGLKFPLLADTDGAVSKAYGSWIGFVSMRHSFIIDPQGILRETFVKVNPSVHSTEVLARLEKLQSAAS; via the coding sequence ATGATTTCCCGACGCAATTTTCTGCATATTTTGCTTGTCAGCTGCTTTGCTGTCATTAGCTGGTTAAATTTTGCCCCTACTGCCTATGCTCTTGGGGGCAAACTCCCCGCTATTAACCAACCTGCACCCGATTTTACCTTACCAACCAATACAGGTGATGGTAAGCTTTCTCTTGCTGATTTTCGGGGTAAGTGGGTGGTCTTGTATTTTTACCCTAAGGATTTTACATCTGGTTGCACAATTGAAGCTCGTCGTTTTCAGCAAGATTTACCAACCTATGTGGATAAAAATGTCCAGATTATTGGTGTGAGCGCTGATGATATAGACTCCCATGCTGAATTTTGTGATTCCGAGGGTCTAAAATTTCCTTTGTTGGCTGATACTGATGGTGCAGTTAGTAAAGCCTATGGTTCTTGGATCGGTTTTGTATCTATGCGTCATAGCTTTATCATTGATCCACAAGGTATTCTCCGGGAGACTTTTGTCAAAGTTAACCCGTCTGTTCATAGTACAGAAGTTTTGGCTCGACTGGAAAAATTGCAGTCCGCAGCTTCTTGA
- the sipA gene encoding regulatory protein SipA: MSEEFIVGSKVRVVALPPYIKTADPMPMLRPPDVIQLGEEGIVLDRRPGGYWGVRFSRGAFLIDSQYIESVDKLPENHDV, translated from the coding sequence ATGTCTGAAGAATTTATCGTTGGTAGTAAAGTCCGTGTTGTGGCATTACCGCCCTATATCAAAACCGCAGACCCCATGCCTATGCTACGCCCCCCTGATGTGATTCAACTTGGCGAAGAAGGCATTGTACTTGACCGTCGTCCTGGCGGATATTGGGGTGTCCGCTTTAGTAGAGGTGCCTTTCTCATCGATAGCCAATACATCGAAAGTGTGGATAAGCTTCCAGAAAATCATGATGTGTAA
- a CDS encoding acetate kinase, producing the protein MKVLILNAGSSSQKSCLYEIPDDALLTEAPQPLWEGKVNWTQDRSVAEIEVKTAGGETLHESIYGDSRQAHVTYMLYTLSRGTTKVIGQLSEIDVVGHRVVHGGQNYRNSVIITEEVKQAIAKLSNLAPAHNPAALEGIEAIEKSLGDVPQVAVFDTGFHATLPDAAAIYPGPFEWVEQGIRRYGFHGISHQYCSARAAQILGRDLASLRIITCHLGNGCSLAAIKNGRSIDTTMGFTPLDGLMMGSRSGSIDPGIIVHLMRQSDYSAERLDYVLNKASGLRGISGVSSDLPQVIEAITQGNYRAQLAWDMYVHRLRSGIGSMLASLGGLDVLVFTAGVGEKSPGIRQAACEAFGFLGLKLDPEKNQNNPVDIDIATADSTVRVLVIHTQEDWAIAQQCWHLLNR; encoded by the coding sequence ATGAAAGTACTAATTTTGAATGCTGGTTCTAGCAGCCAAAAGAGTTGTTTATATGAAATTCCTGATGATGCTCTCCTGACGGAAGCACCCCAACCGCTTTGGGAAGGGAAAGTTAACTGGACTCAAGATAGAAGTGTGGCGGAAATTGAGGTTAAAACAGCTGGAGGTGAAACGCTGCATGAGTCTATTTATGGTGATTCTCGCCAAGCACACGTCACCTATATGCTCTATACTCTCAGTCGCGGTACAACTAAGGTCATCGGTCAATTATCCGAAATCGATGTGGTAGGACATCGGGTGGTACATGGTGGGCAAAATTACCGTAATAGTGTAATTATTACTGAAGAAGTGAAACAGGCGATCGCTAAATTATCCAATCTCGCCCCAGCACATAATCCTGCCGCCTTGGAAGGTATTGAAGCTATCGAAAAAAGCTTGGGTGATGTTCCCCAAGTAGCAGTGTTTGATACTGGCTTCCATGCCACTCTACCCGATGCAGCCGCTATTTATCCCGGCCCTTTTGAATGGGTGGAACAAGGTATCCGCCGCTATGGATTTCATGGTATCAGCCATCAATATTGCTCGGCTCGTGCGGCTCAAATCCTTGGTCGAGATTTGGCATCTCTGCGGATAATTACTTGTCACCTGGGCAATGGTTGTTCTTTGGCAGCAATTAAAAATGGTCGCAGTATTGACACCACAATGGGTTTCACACCTTTAGATGGGTTGATGATGGGTAGTCGTTCCGGTTCCATCGATCCGGGGATCATTGTTCACTTAATGCGACAATCAGATTATTCTGCCGAAAGATTGGACTATGTTTTAAATAAAGCTTCCGGCTTACGCGGTATTTCTGGCGTGTCCAGTGATTTACCCCAGGTGATAGAAGCCATTACCCAAGGTAACTACCGCGCTCAACTAGCGTGGGATATGTACGTACACCGCCTGCGTTCTGGGATTGGTTCCATGTTGGCGAGTTTGGGGGGTTTGGATGTGTTAGTGTTCACCGCCGGCGTAGGGGAAAAATCCCCAGGTATTCGCCAAGCAGCTTGTGAAGCCTTTGGGTTTTTGGGGTTAAAACTCGACCCAGAAAAGAACCAAAACAACCCAGTAGATATAGATATCGCTACTGCTGATTCTACAGTACGGGTGTTAGTAATTCATACTCAAGAAGATTGGGCGATCGCGCAACAATGTTGGCATTTGTTAAATAGGTAA
- a CDS encoding transaldolase, giving the protein MTKNLLEQLREMTVVVADTGDIQAIEKFTPRDATTNPSLITAAAKMPEYQEIVDQTLLQAKKDAGAGASKGQIVSLAFDRLAVSFGLKILQIIPGRVSTEVDARLSYDTEATITKARELIAQYKAAGIGPERVLIKIASTWEGIKAAEILEKEGIHCNLTLLFGLHQAIACAEAGITLISPFVGRILDWYKKETGRDSYPSAEDPGVISVTTIYNYYKKFGYTTEVMGASFRNIGEITELAGSDLLTISPGLLGELQATIGELPRKLDPAKAATLDIEKISIDKATFDKMHAADRMAYDKLDEGIKGFTKALEELETLLAERLARLEVVASH; this is encoded by the coding sequence ATGACTAAAAATCTACTAGAACAATTGCGAGAAATGACTGTAGTAGTTGCTGACACAGGTGATATTCAAGCAATTGAAAAGTTTACACCCCGCGACGCTACCACCAATCCTTCTCTGATTACGGCAGCCGCTAAAATGCCAGAATATCAGGAAATTGTTGATCAAACCTTACTCCAAGCTAAAAAAGACGCAGGCGCAGGAGCTAGCAAAGGCCAAATTGTCTCCCTTGCTTTTGACCGTCTGGCGGTATCCTTTGGATTGAAAATTTTACAAATTATCCCTGGTCGCGTTTCTACAGAAGTAGATGCCCGCTTGTCCTACGATACTGAAGCTACTATCACCAAAGCACGAGAATTAATCGCTCAATACAAAGCGGCTGGTATTGGCCCAGAACGTGTTTTGATTAAAATTGCCTCTACTTGGGAAGGGATCAAGGCTGCGGAAATTTTGGAAAAAGAAGGTATTCACTGTAACTTAACATTATTGTTTGGTTTGCATCAGGCGATCGCCTGTGCCGAAGCCGGTATCACCTTAATTTCTCCCTTCGTCGGCCGCATTCTCGACTGGTACAAGAAGGAAACCGGACGTGATAGCTACCCCTCTGCGGAAGACCCTGGTGTAATTTCTGTTACCACGATTTACAACTACTATAAGAAGTTCGGCTACACCACCGAAGTTATGGGAGCTAGTTTCCGTAATATTGGTGAAATTACTGAGCTTGCAGGTAGCGACTTGCTGACAATCTCCCCTGGTTTGTTGGGTGAACTACAAGCCACAATTGGTGAGCTACCCCGCAAACTCGACCCAGCAAAAGCAGCAACTTTGGATATAGAAAAGATTTCCATCGATAAAGCTACCTTTGACAAGATGCACGCTGCTGACCGCATGGCCTATGACAAACTAGACGAAGGTATCAAAGGTTTTACCAAAGCTCTAGAAGAGTTAGAAACACTACTAGCAGAAAGACTAGCTCGTCTAGAAGTAGTAGCAAGTCACTAG
- the pyk gene encoding pyruvate kinase has translation MRRTKIICTVGPATSAPERLEALVEAGMNVARLNFSHGAYDFHAQTAQYLRQISADRQKPVAIMQDLCGPKIRLGTLPPEGLTVEAGQEVTFVLQEKGNSLDELPLPLPTLFAMVRPGEPILINDGRVKLIVTDRDADRIRAIAKIGGLLSTRKGVNLPATRLPVSSITEKDLQDLRFGIELGVDWVAVSFVRSPYDLEPAQRMIEAAGKTIRVIAKIERPEAVEQIDSIIDVADAIMIARGDLGVEMPIHEVPLIQKDIIRRCNQAGKPVITATQMLESMISAPDPTRAEATDVANSILDGTDAVMLSGETAVGQYPVAAVQTMHDIATTTEKSLQEGSKNCLSHEAGGLSVTESVAEAVCRIAYETGAKAILCNTTSGSTAKLVSKYRPTTPIFALTPDETAYHQLALSWGVEPLLTPPVHNAEEMFMNLINTAVRTGLVHDGDKVVITSGVPIGKSGTTSLIKVHSIGQPITA, from the coding sequence ATGCGTCGAACTAAAATTATCTGTACTGTAGGCCCGGCTACATCTGCACCAGAACGTTTAGAAGCGTTGGTAGAAGCTGGGATGAATGTAGCGCGGCTGAATTTTTCTCATGGGGCTTATGATTTCCATGCCCAAACTGCTCAGTATTTGCGGCAAATCAGTGCTGATAGACAAAAGCCTGTTGCTATTATGCAAGACCTATGTGGGCCGAAGATTCGCTTGGGAACACTACCACCAGAAGGGTTAACGGTAGAAGCTGGTCAGGAAGTGACTTTTGTCTTGCAAGAAAAGGGTAATAGTCTGGATGAATTGCCTTTACCGTTGCCGACTTTGTTTGCAATGGTACGCCCTGGGGAACCAATCTTAATTAATGATGGTCGTGTGAAGTTGATTGTGACCGATCGCGATGCCGATCGCATTCGAGCTATTGCCAAAATCGGGGGTCTTCTTTCCACGCGTAAGGGTGTTAACTTGCCAGCCACTCGTTTACCCGTTAGTTCCATCACCGAAAAGGACTTGCAGGATTTACGTTTTGGTATTGAGTTAGGTGTGGATTGGGTAGCGGTGTCCTTTGTGCGATCGCCTTATGACCTCGAACCAGCCCAACGGATGATTGAAGCGGCTGGGAAAACCATCCGAGTGATTGCCAAAATCGAACGTCCAGAGGCAGTTGAGCAAATTGATTCTATCATCGACGTGGCTGATGCCATTATGATTGCTCGTGGTGATTTGGGTGTAGAAATGCCTATCCACGAAGTACCCCTGATTCAAAAGGACATCATTCGCCGTTGCAACCAAGCTGGTAAGCCTGTAATTACAGCAACGCAAATGCTGGAGTCGATGATTAGCGCTCCTGATCCCACCCGTGCAGAAGCTACCGACGTTGCTAACTCTATTCTCGATGGTACGGATGCGGTCATGCTATCTGGGGAAACGGCTGTGGGACAATATCCCGTCGCCGCCGTCCAGACTATGCACGATATCGCTACGACTACAGAAAAGTCTTTGCAAGAGGGTAGTAAAAATTGTTTATCCCATGAAGCAGGTGGTCTGAGCGTCACCGAATCTGTAGCTGAAGCTGTCTGTCGTATCGCCTACGAAACAGGTGCAAAAGCGATTCTTTGCAACACCACATCTGGGAGTACAGCAAAACTCGTGTCGAAATATCGTCCGACTACACCAATTTTTGCTTTGACTCCCGACGAAACCGCCTACCATCAATTAGCACTTTCCTGGGGTGTGGAACCTTTATTAACTCCACCAGTCCACAATGCGGAAGAAATGTTTATGAATCTCATAAACACCGCAGTGAGAACGGGTTTGGTGCATGACGGTGACAAGGTAGTTATTACTTCTGGAGTGCCAATTGGTAAATCAGGCACAACTAGTTTAATTAAAGTGCATTCTATTGGACAACCAATCACCGCCTAA
- the gap gene encoding type I glyceraldehyde-3-phosphate dehydrogenase produces the protein MAKLKVGINGFGRIGRLVLRAGINNPNIEFVGINDLVPPDNLAYLLKYDSTHGKLRSQVEAKDDGIVIDGHFIPCVSVRNPAELPWGKLGADYVVESTGLFTDSEGASKHLQAGAKRVIISAPTKDPDRVRTLLVGVNHDLFDPSKDVIVSNASCTTNCLAPIAKVINDNFGLTEGLMTTVHAMTATQPTVDGPSKKDWRGGRGAAQNIIPSSTGAAKAVALVLPELKGKLTGMAFRVPTPDVSVVDLTFKTAKATSYKEICAAMKQASEGSLAGILGYTDEEVVSTDFQGDTHSSIFDAGAGIELNSNFFKVVAWYDNEWGYSNRVVDLMLSMIQKEQLAAV, from the coding sequence TTGGCGAAATTAAAAGTTGGCATCAATGGATTCGGTCGTATCGGGCGACTTGTGCTTCGTGCTGGCATTAACAACCCCAACATTGAGTTTGTCGGGATTAACGACCTCGTACCACCCGATAACCTGGCTTACTTATTAAAGTACGACTCTACCCACGGTAAGTTAAGAAGCCAGGTTGAAGCCAAAGATGATGGTATTGTGATCGATGGTCACTTTATTCCCTGTGTATCCGTCAGGAACCCAGCAGAATTACCTTGGGGAAAATTAGGTGCTGATTACGTCGTTGAATCGACTGGATTGTTTACTGATTCTGAAGGCGCATCCAAGCATCTACAAGCAGGAGCAAAGCGCGTCATCATTTCTGCTCCTACAAAAGACCCAGATAGAGTGCGGACGCTGTTGGTAGGGGTGAACCACGATTTATTTGACCCCAGCAAAGATGTAATTGTCTCCAATGCTAGCTGTACCACTAACTGCCTAGCACCCATCGCTAAGGTGATTAATGACAACTTTGGTTTAACCGAAGGGTTAATGACCACAGTTCATGCCATGACTGCTACTCAACCCACGGTAGATGGCCCCAGCAAAAAAGACTGGCGCGGTGGTAGAGGTGCAGCCCAAAATATTATTCCCTCTTCCACAGGCGCAGCCAAAGCCGTAGCTCTAGTTTTACCAGAGTTGAAAGGTAAGTTAACTGGTATGGCTTTCCGCGTTCCTACCCCAGACGTTTCCGTTGTAGATTTAACCTTCAAAACTGCCAAAGCCACCAGCTACAAAGAAATTTGTGCAGCGATGAAGCAAGCATCTGAAGGTTCGCTTGCAGGTATTCTTGGTTACACCGATGAAGAAGTAGTTTCCACAGACTTTCAGGGTGACACTCATTCCAGCATCTTCGACGCAGGCGCGGGAATTGAATTAAACTCCAACTTCTTTAAGGTAGTCGCTTGGTATGACAACGAGTGGGGCTACTCCAACCGTGTAGTTGACTTGATGTTGTCAATGATACAGAAAGAACAACTGGCTGCTGTTTAA
- a CDS encoding phosphoketolase family protein, producing the protein MTLASPPQIKPLTDEELYKINAYWRAANYLSVGQIYLLDNPLLREPLNKEHVKPRLLGHWGTTPGLNFIYVHLNRIIKKYDQSMIYIAGPGHGGPGLVANTYLEGTYSEYYPNISQDAGGMQKLFKQFSFPGGIPSHVAPETPGSIHEGGELGYALVHAFGAAFDNPDLIVAAVVGDGEAETGALATSWHSNKFLNPASDGAVLPILHLNGYKIANPTVLARLSYEELESLFVGYGYKPYFVEGSDPAVVHQQMAATLDTVIAEIHSIQREARVHGFSKRPQWPMIILRTPKGWTGPKEVDGKKTEDYWRSHQVPFGNVTGNPEHLKLLEEWLKSYKPEELFDANGRLVPELAELAPKGDRRMGDNPHANGGILLRDLVMPNFQNYAVEVPQPGRVTAEATQVTGKFLRDVMKLNLDSRNFRVFGPDETASNRINAVLDVTDRTWVAQKLPEDDHLDPSGRVMEILSETCCQGWLEGYLLTGRHGFFSCYEAFIHIIDSMFNQHAKWLKTTRHISWRRPVASLNYLLTSHVWRQDHNGFSHQDPGFIDHVVNKKSEIIRVYLPPDANTLLSVTDHCLRSRNYVNVIVAGKQPALQFLDMDAAIKHCTKGIGIWEWASNDQGSEPDVVMACAGDVPTLETLAAVDILRQHFPDLKVRVVNVVDLMTLQPKTEHPHGLNPKDFETIFTTDKPIIFAFHGYPWLIHRLTYRQPNHNNLHVRGYKEEGTTTTPFDMVVLNDLDRFHLVMDVIDRVPKLGYKAAYVKQRLQDKLIEHKHYISKYGEDMPEINDWQWPY; encoded by the coding sequence ATGACTTTAGCAAGTCCTCCACAGATAAAGCCTTTAACAGACGAAGAACTGTATAAAATCAACGCCTACTGGCGTGCAGCTAACTATTTGTCAGTTGGACAAATTTATCTACTTGATAATCCCCTACTAAGAGAACCACTCAACAAAGAACACGTTAAACCCCGTCTCTTAGGACACTGGGGAACTACGCCGGGACTGAATTTTATTTACGTCCATCTCAATCGGATTATCAAAAAATACGACCAGAGTATGATTTACATCGCCGGGCCTGGTCACGGTGGGCCTGGACTGGTAGCGAATACTTATCTAGAAGGGACATACAGCGAGTATTATCCCAACATCTCCCAAGATGCTGGCGGTATGCAGAAACTGTTCAAACAGTTCTCCTTTCCTGGTGGGATTCCCAGCCATGTAGCGCCGGAAACTCCTGGTTCAATTCATGAGGGTGGTGAACTTGGTTATGCTTTGGTTCATGCCTTTGGTGCGGCTTTTGATAATCCTGATTTAATTGTGGCGGCTGTTGTTGGTGATGGGGAAGCGGAAACAGGTGCGTTAGCTACTAGTTGGCATTCCAACAAGTTTCTCAATCCGGCTAGTGATGGTGCAGTACTGCCGATTCTCCACCTGAATGGGTATAAAATTGCTAACCCCACAGTCTTAGCACGGTTAAGCTACGAAGAGTTAGAAAGCTTATTTGTGGGCTATGGCTACAAACCTTACTTTGTCGAAGGTTCCGATCCCGCCGTTGTGCATCAACAAATGGCAGCAACTTTAGATACAGTGATTGCGGAAATTCACAGTATCCAAAGAGAAGCCCGTGTACACGGATTTAGCAAGCGTCCCCAGTGGCCGATGATTATCCTCAGGACTCCCAAAGGATGGACAGGGCCGAAAGAAGTAGACGGGAAGAAAACAGAAGATTACTGGCGATCGCACCAAGTACCCTTTGGTAATGTCACAGGTAATCCAGAACACCTGAAACTACTAGAAGAATGGCTCAAGAGTTACAAACCAGAAGAACTCTTTGATGCTAACGGCAGACTTGTACCAGAATTAGCAGAATTGGCACCAAAAGGCGATCGGCGGATGGGCGATAATCCCCACGCCAACGGCGGTATCCTGTTGCGTGATTTGGTAATGCCCAATTTTCAAAACTACGCCGTCGAAGTTCCCCAACCAGGTAGAGTCACTGCGGAAGCCACCCAAGTCACAGGTAAATTTCTGCGGGATGTGATGAAACTCAACCTAGATAGCCGTAACTTCCGAGTCTTCGGCCCCGATGAAACCGCATCAAATCGCATCAACGCCGTCTTAGATGTCACCGATAGAACTTGGGTAGCTCAAAAACTACCCGAAGATGACCATCTTGATCCCAGTGGTCGGGTGATGGAGATCCTGAGTGAAACCTGCTGTCAAGGATGGTTAGAAGGATATCTGCTGACAGGCCGTCACGGCTTCTTCTCCTGTTACGAAGCTTTTATCCACATTATTGACTCCATGTTCAACCAGCACGCCAAATGGTTGAAAACCACTCGCCACATTTCATGGCGCAGACCAGTAGCCTCTCTCAATTACCTTCTGACCTCCCACGTTTGGCGACAAGACCACAACGGTTTTTCTCACCAAGACCCCGGATTTATTGATCATGTAGTTAACAAAAAATCGGAGATCATTCGGGTATATCTTCCCCCCGATGCCAACACCTTACTATCAGTGACAGACCACTGTTTAAGAAGCCGGAACTATGTCAACGTCATTGTTGCAGGTAAACAACCAGCATTACAATTTCTAGACATGGATGCAGCAATTAAACACTGCACCAAAGGCATTGGTATTTGGGAATGGGCTAGCAACGACCAAGGTAGTGAACCAGATGTAGTCATGGCTTGCGCCGGAGATGTTCCCACCTTAGAAACTTTGGCAGCTGTAGACATTTTGCGCCAACACTTCCCCGATTTAAAAGTACGGGTAGTCAACGTTGTCGATTTGATGACACTACAGCCCAAAACAGAACATCCCCACGGTCTAAATCCCAAAGACTTTGAGACTATTTTCACCACCGACAAACCCATCATTTTCGCCTTCCACGGCTACCCTTGGCTAATCCATCGTCTAACTTATCGCCAACCCAACCACAACAACCTTCATGTGCGCGGTTACAAGGAAGAAGGAACAACCACGACTCCCTTTGATATGGTTGTGCTGAACGACCTCGATCGCTTCCATCTAGTCATGGACGTAATCGATCGCGTACCCAAACTGGGCTACAAAGCAGCTTACGTCAAGCAACGACTACAAGACAAGCTCATCGAACACAAACACTACATTTCCAAATACGGTGAAGATATGCCAGAAATTAACGACTGGCAATGGCCGTATTAG
- a CDS encoding 2-phosphosulfolactate phosphatase family protein, whose product MKLFVYHTPELTPKDQVPDCAIAVDVLRATSTIATVLSAGGEAVQVFSDLDELIAVSETWPPQKRLRAGERGGGKVAGFELGNSPLDCTPELVEGRRLFISTTNGTRALKRVQDSATVLTAAFINRAAVVQYLLEKQPETVWIVGSGWEGSYSLEDTACAGAIAHSVVEKSQLPPEKLAGNDEVISAIALYSQWQDNLLGLLHHASHGQRLLRLECHEDLKYCSQTDVLTVLPIQQEAGVFKTKN is encoded by the coding sequence GTGAAGCTATTTGTATACCATACTCCGGAATTAACCCCCAAAGACCAGGTTCCCGACTGCGCGATCGCGGTCGATGTCTTACGAGCCACCAGCACAATTGCCACCGTCCTTTCTGCTGGTGGCGAAGCTGTGCAAGTCTTCAGCGATTTGGATGAACTCATTGCAGTTAGTGAAACATGGCCTCCACAAAAACGGCTACGAGCCGGAGAGCGTGGTGGTGGGAAAGTCGCTGGTTTTGAACTGGGCAACTCTCCCCTTGACTGCACACCAGAACTGGTGGAGGGACGACGCTTGTTCATTAGTACTACTAATGGTACTCGTGCTTTAAAACGAGTACAAGACTCTGCCACTGTCCTAACAGCAGCCTTTATTAACCGGGCAGCAGTAGTACAGTATCTTCTAGAAAAACAACCAGAGACAGTCTGGATTGTCGGCTCAGGCTGGGAAGGTAGTTATTCTTTAGAAGATACCGCTTGTGCTGGGGCGATCGCTCATAGTGTTGTGGAAAAATCCCAGCTACCCCCTGAGAAATTAGCGGGTAATGATGAAGTCATTAGTGCGATCGCTCTTTATTCACAATGGCAAGACAATTTGTTAGGGCTACTTCATCATGCTAGTCATGGTCAACGTTTGTTACGCCTTGAATGTCATGAAGACCTAAAATATTGTTCCCAAACCGATGTTTTAACTGTCTTGCCTATCCAGCAAGAAGCAGGTGTATTTAAAACTAAAAACTAA
- a CDS encoding BlaI/MecI/CopY family transcriptional regulator, which translates to MAPLPDYRPKQMSVGPLEAEILNIVWEVGSATVKDVHDRILADPNRELAYTSVTTVLRRLTDKGWLACDKKGRAFYWRPLLSKQQAQVIKAHDQLHSFLAVGNPDVVAAFADSLDEAASEQIEAIAKRIQAARQAREEQ; encoded by the coding sequence ATGGCTCCTTTACCCGACTATCGTCCTAAACAAATGTCTGTAGGCCCTTTGGAAGCAGAAATTTTAAATATTGTCTGGGAAGTAGGTTCAGCTACCGTCAAAGATGTCCACGATCGCATTCTGGCTGATCCTAACCGCGAATTAGCTTACACTTCCGTAACTACAGTTTTACGTCGCCTCACAGACAAAGGTTGGTTAGCTTGTGATAAAAAAGGGCGGGCGTTTTATTGGCGGCCATTACTATCAAAACAACAAGCCCAGGTAATTAAAGCCCACGATCAATTACATAGCTTTCTAGCAGTGGGCAACCCTGATGTAGTGGCAGCTTTTGCTGATAGCCTTGATGAAGCAGCTAGCGAACAAATAGAAGCGATCGCCAAACGTATTCAAGCTGCGCGCCAAGCCAGGGAGGAACAATGA
- a CDS encoding M56 family metallopeptidase has product MHLLMILTAVVVSWIFRSYWTNPQDNWDTRWQRTLLFFLFPPLLILMTAIALLFMGPQGKMGGLYTGWFSYALALTFLAIFSGLCVTRAIQGWRSLQSARHCPLVHLEGKQVRLLNTAALFAGQIGFWQPELVVSQGLLQTLSPNHVESVLAHEQGHFYYRDTFWFFWLGWVRSCTAWLPNTDALWQELLVLRELRADSYAASQVDPLVLAESLLLVVSNGSAFSQSEICCAALGDSVGDRLEQRIEALLSPPNHTPEAQFPSWHGFILALLPLVTVIFHT; this is encoded by the coding sequence ATGCACTTGCTGATGATTTTGACAGCTGTGGTGGTTTCGTGGATTTTCAGAAGTTATTGGACTAACCCCCAAGACAATTGGGATACGCGGTGGCAAAGAACTTTGCTTTTCTTTCTGTTTCCACCATTGTTAATTTTGATGACAGCGATCGCGCTCTTATTTATGGGGCCGCAAGGCAAAATGGGAGGCCTGTACACAGGTTGGTTCAGCTACGCGCTAGCTTTAACCTTTCTGGCAATTTTTTCTGGTTTGTGTGTCACACGAGCTATTCAAGGCTGGCGATCGCTACAATCCGCCCGTCATTGCCCTTTAGTTCATCTTGAAGGTAAACAAGTCAGGCTACTCAACACAGCAGCCCTATTTGCTGGACAAATTGGTTTCTGGCAACCAGAACTAGTAGTTAGTCAAGGATTACTGCAAACACTTTCTCCCAACCACGTAGAAAGCGTTCTTGCCCACGAACAAGGACATTTTTATTATCGGGACACCTTTTGGTTTTTCTGGCTGGGTTGGGTGCGTTCTTGCACCGCTTGGCTACCCAATACCGATGCTTTGTGGCAAGAACTTTTAGTTTTGCGCGAACTCCGTGCAGATAGTTACGCCGCATCCCAAGTTGATCCCCTGGTACTAGCAGAATCACTTTTATTAGTGGTTAGTAATGGTTCTGCATTTTCACAATCAGAAATTTGTTGTGCAGCTTTGGGTGATAGTGTAGGCGATCGCTTGGAACAAAGAATAGAAGCCCTGTTATCACCACCAAATCATACCCCAGAAGCCCAATTCCCGTCTTGGCACGGTTTTATTTTGGCGCTGCTGCCCTTAGTAACTGTCATATTTCACACTTGA
- a CDS encoding BON domain-containing protein: MKKVFSLLVTGFLLVGNFGCQEAPTNTSGANQVPAKQASEMTKTTGKTIKSTVKETPIPVVNSNTKDKTVTNKNVDTKTEGDIKALVTNKLQAGIPGNKLVVENKQGEITIKGIASSQQELEKAEKLVKEVKGVKTVKVEAKVEPSNRS, from the coding sequence ATGAAAAAAGTGTTTTCCCTATTAGTGACCGGCTTTCTATTAGTTGGTAATTTTGGCTGCCAAGAAGCTCCCACCAACACCAGTGGAGCTAATCAAGTACCTGCAAAACAGGCATCTGAAATGACGAAAACCACAGGTAAAACTATCAAATCTACTGTCAAAGAAACCCCAATTCCCGTAGTTAATAGCAATACCAAAGATAAAACGGTAACAAATAAAAACGTAGATACAAAAACTGAAGGAGATATAAAAGCCTTAGTTACCAATAAATTACAGGCAGGTATCCCAGGTAATAAGCTTGTAGTAGAAAATAAACAAGGTGAAATTACCATCAAAGGTATAGCAAGTTCCCAGCAAGAACTAGAAAAAGCCGAAAAGTTAGTCAAAGAAGTCAAAGGCGTGAAGACTGTAAAAGTAGAAGCTAAAGTTGAGCCTAGCAACAGGTCTTAG